The genomic DNA taaatattttgaagttcatTAAGCGATAAATTCAGAATCCACTACCACGAGTTCATTGTGTTTGCCTCGTCATCAACTCAATATGCTATTGTAATCATCTTATTGTTACCATCCTTGTAAACTACTAACTTTGAAAATCCCCCTTTTCTTAAAGCAGACATCTAATCCAATGATATGCCTACATCACTAGAGGATTTTCTTTCCTTTGATATATTTGCGGCATGCACTAGGCCCACACAAATTTGCGACAGACATGTATGCCTTTGCGCGCGGGCATAGTCCATGCAAATGcatgcttcaatttttttttttaaaatatgtactTGCGTCGATCTTTGGTCGTTTGCGACTTGGTTATTTTGACGTAAATATTTGCGTCAGATTCAAGTCACACTCAAATGTTAGAAAAAAAACGGACATAAGCCTACACGGGTGtaaagttgaaaaataaattggattttgggCCGGACAAAAACTGCAACAAATGTAAGGCgcaatttacttattttttaaaattgaattttgcgGCGGAAAAATGTTGCCACAAACGTTAAGTgggaaaaataattcaaatttgaattttatgttgGATTAAAGTTACTGCAAATGTAAGGcggaaaaattgtttttaaaattttaaatttgcgTTGAACATATATAGGCCACCGCAAATGAACATTTtacaaaataagataaaatattcctatataaataaacttcattcaacttcattttttttttcaatctttCTTAATTTGCTTTGCAATCATGCCTCTCTCTtctctatataatataaacctATCGATACAATCTATcctataagtttttattttttattttttttttattttaagtttcaatctttatgtttaattttgtttatttttatttatataaatttttactttattccacttcttttaatattttatttttattaaacaatttttttaatctttattctatatccaaaatttattgttttcaatttttattcgttaaaaaactattaattttttctcattattcaaaacacaaaagaaaatgcAAGTGTTTGGACGGTTTAAAGCCGACACAAATACATTCTGAAAAACACCGTATAGCATGACACATGATTGTCATATCCACCCAAGACATGTATTTTGCCAATAAGCTATTTcagtttctaaaattattttaattgtaatttaatatttaatataaacaaatagGATGAAGTCATGTAAGCAGTCATGCGGTGTCATGTGTTAAATTGGTCGTATACAATAACACTTCtcatatattattatagaaaGAACATTTGCGGCCACCATTGCTCcacacaaattttttatttttatttttatttttaaataataccTTTGCAACGGCATTTGGGCGCCCATACAAATGTGAAGTTGTGGCCCGTGCCCGCTGCAAAGGTGTATTTTGCAGAGAAACATAGCACACGTAAATGCTCTATTCTaaggggttttttttttttttttaatctttgtaGGGAGCTTTTGGCTACCgcaaatatagttttttttagttcGTATGGATGCAAATGCTGCCTTACATACCTTTGGGCATACATATATTCTCTCAAAAATCAGACCTAGATTAGAATCACCACACTAAATAGTGCTATTTGGATTTGACTACCTTAATTAGCATAACTTCTCAATTGTAAGAATTGGTCATGATGTGCACCTTGAATAAACTCAATTGCTCGTCTCCCGGCACCGTAATCTTGACCATAGATATCCTGTACAAAACAATCTAAAGTAATGAATCAAACCATGAACCAACTAGCATTATTCCAAGTCAAACATTAAACTAATAACAACAAGCGGTTTCATAGGAGTAAAAAATTCCAGCATCAAATTAAACATGAGACTACTACAACTACTGACTTTACCatggattaaaataaataataatgacatgtataatttttattaaaaaataatgtcattattactaaaaatgcatttaatatttttttttaagatgcaCAATGGGTATAATTGaggaaaaatgataaaaataatctcAAATGCTATTTAAAGCggtttagcaaaaaaaaaaaatataagctaGTGCAAAAAATTAGGTTCATTAGAAAAACTTGTTaccaaatatatatttgtttcgATCAGATGAatttataaactataaactcAAAAAATTTGTTACGCCAAACAAAGCTTTTGACATTCAAGTGGGAGCTCTATTTTGAATGCTATGTTCAAGTCCTTAAAAACTACATActaatttaatatatcttattaaataaataaacgctgtaaaaaaaaaattaaataaataaaagagaatctaCAAATACAAACGTGTGAGTGTGAgatattcattttgaaaaatgtttgatGTACACCCGTACATGTGTATATACTTTGAGAGAAGAAGGGATAAGAgggaataatattttttttttgaatcgaaGAGGGAATAATATATAGATATAATAAATTGGGTATGTGAtagaaatagataaataaaaatagagaaatgttaactCACATCCCTGATACACTAGTTAAAAAACAAGGGGTCTTGTTGACCAGTGCTtcgggggcactggttaaggtctataaatagaatttctgtcttaaaaatataaactgtcactttttatcaagtaataatgacattattttttaataaaaatttacttcTTTTAGTGCTTAACCAATGCTCCAGAGGCACTAGTTAGCATTCtccaataataaaaaattagaacttATGTAAtcaacaattaaaaaggaaaaaaaaaaatgttgtttttaatgtttttttttgttttctcaacCAATGTTCCAAGAACACTAGTTGACTTgacccataaaaataaaatgagatgttaaaaaagtgtataaaaaattaagatgttcaaatatcataatTAGTTCATTTTGGTACCCCAAAGTCCAGTTAGTTAGTAAGAAGATGAACAAAACCCTAACCATTTTTATAATGATTGCATTTGTGCATGCGCGTAGAACAACATAACAGGGAGtagtactttttattttttaactaacgTGTGTGTGTTGTACTTGATAAccgtaaaaaaaatgaagagaaaaaatgatGATACAGCAGTGTTGCCCTACCCGTCTGATCATAATCATCATACCAATGGTGGCTGATGTAATTTGGTTTGGCATATCACCAAgctgtttgttggttttatgGTTTCTGACTcccatcttcttcttctactaAGTACGCATGATTTGTATAGAGACAtaatcatacatatatacatatatatagtaCCACCTGCTTCTTCCTGACTCACAACTTCCTTTCCACTTTCCTTGCTTGcttctatatatattttcaagttTGTGCTATCTCTTTCCAAATTCTCCATCATCAGACGTTTGTGAAGCCATATCAATTGAGAAATATTGAATTAAATACGTAACATATTGATGTCTATTTTATATAATTGAGTTGAGTCACGACTTATGTCTCTCTTTAAGACATTTCACATCAATTTTAACCAAATTACAACTAATCATAGAGTCGGTaaccggtgaaagtaaagatctttttgtttgtatttcagtatatattttgattattttaaaatattaaaataatcgaGTTAGGATAAGACGACTGATCTTGATCCAACAATCACTAATATGGTTGATTCTGTCACTGCACAAAACTTAAGTGCTTATATTTTGGACAAGTGTTAATTAATTGATGTCACGGAATAATCTTAAGAGTCGTTGGATTTTAAATAAGACCACGTtacaaatttgataaatttacatcccatcatatatatatatatatatatatatatatatatatatatatatatatatatatatatatatatagtgtcaAGTAGTACATACATATAAATGTGTGAAATCTATTTCCTTATTTCGGCTGAAGTAGAAAAACTAGTCTACTAAAGAAGATTGAACCTAGTAGAAGGGTTGAATCCACCCCTACAACGTGGCAGACCATATTAGATAGAATTTGGTTGAAAGAAGTATCGATATTTAGTGTCTGATACATCTTAAATATGACTCTTTGAGAGaatctatgaaaaaaaaaactagtacaCCCAAAAACCTTGAAGTAGTTGGCCACACCATCATCTCTAACCTTAATCAAATTAACTATTGCTTTAACAACTAAATTTGAATCTAATAATACACATTTCAAAGCAGATTATGTCTTCAATCATTAATTTACGTCATTAACTACGATGAGACCAATTAAAGTTGTTTTCCTAATATCTGGGCACCTCAGAGGACTTTGAATCCCTTTGTTAAAATTTTTACCTTCCATAGGTTATTAATTAAACGGTATACAAAATACTAGAGTACAAATTTCTTATATAGCTtgcttaatatatttttttttgacaaaaataaacgatattcattcttttaaattgatagagtatatcgatactatacaaatttaaattcgctaaaaacaaaaagaatgaatctgtgaacaaactcagagcatccatgttaatagcataaaacggcaaagtacatatgcctacaaatatgactaatacaACTATATTCATGTCTCCGGAATATCATGTctctggatctgcaacgttggcgacgccaaagtcattgtcatcgatcggatctgcacttgctcaaagctaatctttcaacatGAATctaataaacaccgcactaagacggaaaataaaaaacacaacgcataaagacgggaaatcaaaacaaacatagTCGTtcaaagacgacgaaatcacaaaaacaaacgaaagaaaacagaaaatatgtgaaatcacttattaaattaggatagaaggaaaaacaatttggAACagtgatttttgggtcaaaattgaccttaaatcacccctcttaaaagaagaagaagaagaagaaaaagaagaagaagaagaagaaaagggtgaCGGCTAGGGTTTGAGAAGAAGAGAAGTGAGATAGGAAGAAAGGGGGAGTTAAATTTAGCTTGCTTAAATTTTTTCGGCAGAAAggtttttctatttatttatctaaATGACATCAACCTTCAAGGTGCGTCAATGCTCGATATTAAATGAGACATGTGTAtggtttttcaaaaaaaaatcgtaCGTTGGATAATGTTCTTTGATTGAGAAATCCTTCTATTTCTGGAAAATATAACATCAGCTTCCTTTTTTCCAAAGATTATTAGTTGGCTTCAAGAACACGATATATCCGAACTTAATTATTTGCTGATGAGCTAATTTTACGATTAATATAATGATCACCAATGTATTTGATATTTCCAAATCGTCTTGTGTGTTGAAGTAGTAGTAATTTCATactattgaaataaattattcaatgacATTAATTAATACAAGAATACTAGTATGACACATGCGGGTGATGTCAAAATTAATTGTGACTTTGGAAttgtcttcttgttttttttatagtagatagacgaaatgacaaagccattataaactcatacacaagtggaggtatTGAGGTTCGAATCCTGATCATGACGTtcggcctaacaattttgacgttttaccagttgagctaggacttgcTGACGGAATTGTCTTCTTATACATCAATAAATTACCGTAATTGTTGAGCCACGGAGAAAGGGGTTGCATCAAATTAAAGGGGGACTGTGTTCTATGTTCAATGATGATACATTTATTGCATATAGTTTTTTGAACTGGACTGAATAACAAGAGATATCTCTTTAGttctcccttaaaaaaaaaagagatatgtCATTAATTGGTAAATTACATGTAATTTATTCTAGCAACTATAGGAATTCAAAAAGGCTAGCACCAAATCAATTCTTTTGTTGGGTAGTACTACTACTAACCACCCTTTTTTTTAGGtctagattaccctctcttgtttagggGTATTTTTATCCTTtcatatcaaccaatcaaaatgtaatatacaaatataatattaaatgtcaaataaatgagtcaattttttctataaaaaaaaaatcaattttaatcctaaggtaacatttaatttaattatatatttaggtattcaatcttaattaatttacactataggtcttgcaacaattaaaatttcacatcaaattcaacccatCATATAACACTAAaggtcatttatcttatttatttgtaacacattagtcctttatcttttttttttgttccatttaggtcctttatctATTAAAACGTGCACAAGTTAatccttttcttaatttttctattaaaaaaacatgaaaatattaattttattaataactttgttttaaaaaaaaaaaataataataaataaattcataaaccCTATGAATATTTCATcctcatattcatcatcttcatcttcttccttatatcaaaaaaattgtcCATCCAATAAACcttcaaatttcttaaatatttccacttccatcttcttctaaacacaaaattcaaaatactcaattttttttttgaagaaaaaatactCAAATTTATAAACCCTAAGTTTGCCAAACCCATAAATCTGAATTTTAGATTTAAAGAAAGAAACCAAGAATTCAAAGTATCGATCGGGTTCTTGATTTCTATGAAATTTGATTATAATGGTGTTTGATGTGAGCTTGACGAGGATTGTGCATATGAGCTAGCTGTTTAGCTTTTTAGATTCTTAacctttttggattttttactAGTGTTATACAATGGTATAAACAATTTCTTATTGTTGCAGGCCAACCTCGCCTTCACTACCATCATAGATAGGAAAGCTACAGggaaaataataattgtattcGATGAGAAAATTACAAGATCTAAGTTGTGATGATCTTTACTAAAACTATGCTTGAGCACTCAAACATGAGAGGTTTACTATCCAAATTGTgagattttttctttaaatccaaaatccaaatttatcggtttggtaaaattagggtttatgaaatttggggattttgaattttgtgtttagaagaagatggaagtgaaaatatttaaggaatttgaaggtttatttggatgaacaatttttttgatttaaggaagaagatgaagatgatgaatatgaggATGAAATGTTTATAGGgtttttgaatttaattattaaaaaatattttataaaataaagttattaataaaattaatattttcatgtttttttaatagaaaaatgaagaaaaggatTAACTTGTGCACATTTTAATTGATAAAGGATCTAAATGGGACaaagaaaagataaaggactaatgtgttacaaataaataaaataaaggacatttagtgtaattttgcttaaaataaattgactcatttatttgacatttaatgttacattttgtatattacattttgattggttgatatcttgaaAGGGTAAATACACTCTAAACAAGATAGGATAATGTAGAAAAAACCTCCTTTTTTAGGTACAAACTAACCATCATTTTCTATGAGGGGAagcaaaataattttcttaataaaaaatacgatctcatttgacttaaaaaaatatctaaattatCGTAATTTTCGTACATATTTTTTCTTGCAATTTTTCgtgcatattttaattaaaaatatagtattcCTTTTTACTTtaaataggattttttttttttatcaagtgacTTAATATCTAAGCTGATACATATTAAGTGTGAAGGAATGAGGAATTTAAAGTTTCAACCTTGTCATCTCTATATCAACGTCCTTACCGTTATCAATTAACCTACTTAAAACTACACTGATATAACACATTTATAGTTAACAACTGAGTTGTATTTACATGAAAATGCATAGAGAACTCTATTTAACCGACTATCGATAAAGGATTTCATTTAATGAATAGTTGGCCATTTAAATTGGTCTTGGATTTTTGAGTTTGTAAACCGAAATTTTGAAGTCGCCATCCAACCAATCCCAAAATGAGTGAAGGAGACGGGGAGCGAATTAAATTATAGCAAGGAGCAAAAGGCATATGAAAATGGCAATAAATGGGAAGCAGCCCTAGGATTTCAGTGCACCTAACATCAAATTGGAGAGAGGAACCAATTCAATTACTATTTTCACCGTTAGCTACCTAGGCAGTGCATATGCATAAATACACTAATTAAGATAGAACGATTTCTATTATTTTCATTAGATGGATGCATATTTGATTAATGGTCGTACACATTGATGAGTCCAATTGCTACACGAAAAtcattcatataaatatatatttggtttGATATGTATGGATTGTCTAATTTTATCTAACAATCGTGATTTTTGACTAACTTATCACTATGTATgtttttatacatatatttatttcccttaaaaaataaaatacaattgaTTTATCAATTCATAGACGTTAGTTAATTAAAACTAACCATGTATgtttttatacatatatttatttccCTCTTTTGAGCCCTCTTGCACTTTTTCACGAGTGAGCTGTGAAACCTTTCTTATGCTTGCCTTGATAggatttgtttatgttttatatttttataagtagACATGTATTTCTTTGTATTTGTTCTCTTGTATTGTtgtattcttgtttttttttttttctctccgtGATTtgtttcattgtattttttgcTTTGGCTTTGCCCTTCTTGAGGCTGCTCTTTCCGTCACTTGACCTCTTTACaattaaaaaagtataaatatatcacaatattttcataagctcttgtaaacacttataaaaaaaacggcttaaatatgtatttcatccttgcaattaggggtcgtttaaaaattggtccctgtaatcgctaatcctgacaatttacccttgcattgtttaatcatttaaaatttcgtccctctccccacttaatcactgccgcGTCACTAATTTGACGACGTGGCAATCACTATCACaaatgaaattccaattttacccctgagtttccaattctttcttcaatattttgtcctcttcttaagggcaaaattggaattttatatgtggcagtgattaagttggtcaaaggacgaaattttaaatgattaatgattgcaaggctagtttgcaaggattacgaatacagggaccaatttttaaacgacccttgattgcaaggatgaaatacatatttaagcctaaaaaaaaccTCTTAACATGACacttcaaaatatttcaagacaataatattattttattaaagttcAATTTCGTCTACATTTATTGGATAGGTCACAAAAGTCTACTTTTGGATTAACTAAAAGGCCTGTTTTTTATTTAGATAATATTAGGtctaaaataaattagtcaACACATATTTAATCGTGTGACgttacatatatatttataatgaaataaaaattttaataaaataaattgtctaAAAATATAACTATGAACTGAACTAGACTAGTATTTTTGAAGTTGGGATAGGAGGGGCTATAGCTAGGTATATGGATCAATCTCATGACTTTGTAGAACTACATTCgttcaattcaattcaaccaCTTTAATTTGCTGCACTGCACCATGCACTaccttttcttttcattcattTGTCTACATGCTTTTTGCAGTGACTCCCCTTTCAGTAAAAACCCCTTCCTACATATATAAATTACTTTCCCTTTTCTTTCTCAATTCTCTCCTTTCCTTTTGGGCCCCCTCTATACCCTCTACCCTCTTTTTCAACCATCAAAAACCTTCTTCAACGTttcatatacaatacaacaataaaaaaaactttcaagctaggtaatatatttttaacctCAATCTCCTTAATTTCTACTCCTTCACATTAATTATCTCCTCTTCTTCACACATGTGTGCGTTAACTATTATTTATAAGTAGCGTTGTTTCATTTCATATGATCATATCCAAAAATttattctcttcttctctcattCTCTTATCGTCTTTTGAGTTTGAGTATCATTTATATTCGTTTTATTGAATATTCATTTCTTCtgttgttcaaaaaaaagttgatcaaatatctcaaattaacccctttttattgtttattcccTCTTATCTTTTAGctaattaaagttttttttttggtagaattttAGCTAATTAAAGTATTAAATCAATAAAGATACACAAGATCATCTAACTAGCTAGATCCATCAAAATTAGAACCTAACACttcatatttttcatatatataattgtttttggtcatggaaaataaccaaaataatacTAGTAGCGCATTCACAAGCACTTGGAATCTTGAAAAAATGGAAACAAATGAACAAAACCGTATTATTCTCCAACAAGATCATCATCAAGTTCCTATGAATTCTTCTGTAATTTGGCCACAAAATAACTACAGCAACATGATCAtggcaccaccaccaccaccatcttcATCAGGTTCACTCAGTGACATCTTAGGGATCCATCGAATCGAAGACgtagaagaacaagaagaagagtTAGGAGCTATGAAGGAAATGATGTACAAGATTGCAGCTATGCAACCGGTGGACATCGACCCAGCAACGATTCGAAAACCAAAACGAAGAAACGTTCGAATCAGCGAAGATCCACAAAGTGTTGCAgctagacatagaagagaaagaATCAGTGAGAAGATTCGTATCCTTCAAAGACTTGTTCCTGGTGGAACTAAAATGGATACAGCTTCTATGCTTGATGAAGCCATTCGTTATGTTAAGTTTTTGAAGAGACAAATCAAGTTGCTTCAATCCACTCctcaaaatcaacaacaacaacacattcAATTGCCACTTTCATCACAATGCATTAATTCTACAACTCCTAGTGCTTTGTTATTGTCCCCTTCTTCCGGTTGTGACGTTTGGCCTTTTGCACCAAATTTACTACTCACTTCCACAACAGCTGCCACAGTGGACTTACCCGCCGGAGTTCAATTTGACGCCGGAGGACATTCACATGTTCATGCTTGTGATGGCTCATCAAGCTTTAACCATCATGAGGTAATTAGTGAGTGATTAATTAGTTAggttaaattatattatacttaaatatttttatctatGTATAAAAAGGACAGTCCATATTGCACAAGGTTTCACCAAGTGAAGTTTGCATAGGGTTGATGATTGTCTTCccaaagagagaaaaaaaattcagaattcgAACTCATGACCTATGTCTTCTGTATAAGACAACAACCTTACCATTATTTATGTATGTGTATGAAATTGGagaagtattttttatattagtatatgtatgtaactatataagttgatgatgagtttagagaaagagaaaaaagaggaaaaataaattaaagagtgaagacgtatatatatatagctaggTAGTATAGAGTAAAGTTTGATAGGGGAAATTGATCATGTGAGAGGGAAAAAGGTTTGTTAGGATTGTTGACTAAAGGTTGTGAAGAATAATCATAACGTTTGGCTTTGGTTACGTATAgaggcatatatatatatatatatatatatatatatatatatatatatatatatatgtgtgtgtgtgtgtgtgtgtgtgtaattaTAAGAATAGAATAATGTGTATGCAGTTTGATTGTTGGCCGGAAAGTTTGTTTGGCCGACTCTCTTTCTGGGAATAAATTCAACAGTGACGTGAGaaactatataaatatttattgatcAATTTATAGTTATATAGTAATATCTCTCTATCTAGATTTCTTTTCTGTCTTTCTGTGCCTCTTTTCCATCTCTGTATATAAACATAATTACACATATGCATGCTTATTGGCATGTGTGCCGTAtctaaacaaacacacacagaCTCAAAGAGTGATTTGTACTCAACAAAAGACAGTGTATAATGTTAGAGTTTAACTAACTATTTATAGGTCTAGGTTTTGATATATTCTGATAATGTTGGTTGAACATGATTCCAAGACATAACTCGTGGTTACTTAAAGCTGAAGGTTCCTTATTATTAAAGGCCTGTGTGTGTATAGAACTGAAATGATTTGCATTTTATCTAAAGGAAGGAACTCTTGCTTAATGCTACTGTTTCCTGGTCGCAgctgaattgatttttttatatacttaggttttttttttacatgttgagggtatttttttaatggaaaattaagTTTAGggttttaattttgaaagtaGTATATGCCATTCATTATGCTATGTCAAGTATGTTTTTTCTTGAAGTGTGTCTATTATTGACCtctaaaaaatgatttaaatgtaaatctttactatttttagtaaaaaaaaatttgtaaaaatataaaatcgaGATCTGAAATTAtatcttattaaaaaatacttaaaaatagTAGAGTCCACCTTTGGAGTTCGGATCGTATCTATATTAGAcaactcttttttattttattttttttgttatattttaaggGGGAGTTTGTTCAATTATTTTTGTAGATTTATTCGTAGGAATAACTTTTCTGGAAATATAAGGATGATAGCcttgttcaaaaatattttaaaaaatatatccgTTAATATGATAATATTCACAAAAAAATACCTTTATAATACAGAGGTTAAATGATAatcatacataaatatattctCATCGATATGAGAACTTTATTAGCACccttttctttgaatttttttttctatttcttgGAAAT from Medicago truncatula cultivar Jemalong A17 chromosome 8, MtrunA17r5.0-ANR, whole genome shotgun sequence includes the following:
- the LOC11438537 gene encoding transcription factor HEC3, with amino-acid sequence MENNQNNTSSAFTSTWNLEKMETNEQNRIILQQDHHQVPMNSSVIWPQNNYSNMIMAPPPPPSSSGSLSDILGIHRIEDVEEQEEELGAMKEMMYKIAAMQPVDIDPATIRKPKRRNVRISEDPQSVAARHRRERISEKIRILQRLVPGGTKMDTASMLDEAIRYVKFLKRQIKLLQSTPQNQQQQHIQLPLSSQCINSTTPSALLLSPSSGCDVWPFAPNLLLTSTTAATVDLPAGVQFDAGGHSHVHACDGSSSFNHHEVISE